In Candidatus Neomarinimicrobiota bacterium, the following are encoded in one genomic region:
- a CDS encoding (d)CMP kinase, whose amino-acid sequence MIIAIDGPAASGKSTTARKVAQQLEFLYLDTGAMYRCVTLALLDQHISISDVSAVNNLLESIDVNLSEDDGNPMVHLNKKNVTDKIRSAEVTSNVSAVSAIREVRKAMVRMQRKIASNSNCVMEGRDIGTVVFPNAEVKIFLVADANVRAVRRQKDLLALGEMNSVDELVKEIEKRDAFDSTREHSPLQKAKDAFVIDTSHVTIDEQVSEIIEIVNQKKRK is encoded by the coding sequence ATGATTATCGCTATCGATGGTCCGGCTGCGTCCGGAAAAAGTACAACTGCTCGCAAAGTGGCTCAGCAATTGGAATTTTTATATCTCGATACGGGCGCCATGTACCGATGCGTGACGTTGGCTCTTCTAGATCAACATATTTCGATCTCAGATGTATCGGCGGTTAATAACCTGTTGGAATCAATAGATGTGAACCTCTCAGAAGATGATGGAAATCCTATGGTTCATTTGAATAAAAAAAATGTAACTGACAAGATTCGTTCAGCTGAGGTAACATCTAATGTGAGTGCTGTAAGCGCCATCCGAGAAGTCCGGAAAGCAATGGTTCGGATGCAAAGAAAAATTGCATCTAATTCAAATTGTGTAATGGAAGGTCGCGATATCGGAACGGTAGTTTTCCCAAATGCAGAAGTAAAAATCTTTTTGGTAGCCGATGCAAATGTAAGAGCTGTGCGACGGCAAAAAGACCTTCTGGCTTTAGGTGAAATGAACTCGGTAGATGAATTGGTGAAGGAAATCGAAAAACGGGATGCATTTGATTCCACTCGAGAACATTCACCACTTCAAAAAGCAAAGGATGCTTTTGTAATCGATACAAGTCATGTGACAATCGATGAGCAGGTATCAGAGATAATTGAAATTGTTAACCAAAAAAAGAGAAAATAA